In one Vicugna pacos chromosome 22, VicPac4, whole genome shotgun sequence genomic region, the following are encoded:
- the PDE4A gene encoding 3',5'-cyclic-AMP phosphodiesterase 4A isoform X1 has product MARPRGLGRIPELQLVAFPAAAAAATEDEAFLPEPPAPRSPRRPRSPPSSPVFFASPSPTFRRRLRLLRSFQDFGRQAWAGFEAENGPTPSPGRSPLDSQASPGLVLHAGVATSQRRESFLYRSDSDYDMSPKTMSRNSSVTSEAHAEDLIVTPFAQVLASLRSVRSNFSLLTNVPIPTNKRSPLGGPTPVCKATLSEETCQQLARETLEELDWCLEQLETMQTYRSVSEMASHKFKRMLNRELTHLSEMSRSGNQVSEYISTTFLDKQNEVEIPSPTMKDREKHQAPRQRPSQQPPPLGPQFQPMSQITGVKKLMHSSSLNDSNIPRFGVKTDQEELLAQELENLNKWGLNIFCVSDYARGRSLSCIMYTIFQERDLLKKFRIPVDTMVTYMLTLEDHYHPDVAYHNSLHAADVLQSTHVLLATPALDAVFTDLEILAALFAAAIHDVDHPGVSNQFLINTNSELALMYNDESVLENHHLAVGFKLLQEDNCDIFQNLSKRQRQSLRKMVIDMVLATDMSKHMTLLADLKTMVETKKVTSSGVLLLDNYSDRIQVLRNMVHCADLSNPTKPLELYRQWTDRIMAEFFQQGDRERERGMEISPMCDKHTASVEKSQVGFIDYIVHPLWETWADLVHPDAQDILDTLEDNRDWYYSAIRQSPSPPPEEEPGGPGHPPPPDKFQFELTLEEEEEEELSTAPGKIGVQELSTAQDASPAEDPLEVDGQYQSTEVEVEEMYLTQQKDSADSVAPGQDESASPDASVDAVGCSLPPALSPEGLPLPALRTLPPAEEDPGLLGLPSMAAEVGAQKEHQAAKRACCACTGTSSEDPPTLPTPGGWGSAGDLT; this is encoded by the exons ATGGCGCGGCCGCGCGGCCTGGGCCGCATCCCCGAACTGCAGCTGGTGGCCTTcccggcggcggcagcggcggccacCGAGGACGAGGCGTTCCTGCCCGAGCCCCCGGCCCCGCGCTCGCCCCGCCGCCCACGTTCGCCGCCTTCTTCGCCGGTCTTCTTTGCCAGCCCGTCCCCAACTTTCCGCAGGCGCCTTCGGCTTCTCCGCAGCTTTCAGGATTTCGGCCGCCAGGCTTGGGCCGG CTTCGAGGCGGAGAATGGGCCGACGCCATCTCCAGGCCGCAGCCCCCTGGACTCGCAGGCGAGCCCGGGCCTCGTGCTGCATGCCGGGGTGGCCACCAGCCAGCGCCGAGAGTCCTTCCTCTACCGCTCAGACAGCGACTATGACATGTCACCCAAGACCATGTCCCGGAACTCGTCGGTCACCAGCGAGGC GCATGCAGAGGACCTCATTGTGACGCCGTTTGCCCAG GTGCTGGCGAGTCTCCGGAGCGTTCGCAGCAACTTCTCGCTCCTGACCAATGTgcccattcccaccaacaa GCGGTCCCCGCTGGGTGGCCCAACCCCCGTCTGCAAGGCCACACTGTCAG AGGAGACGTGTCAGCAGTTGGCCCGAGAGACGTTGGAGGAACTGGACTGGTGTTTGGAGCAGCTGGAGACCATGCAGACTTACCGCTCCGTCAGCGAGATGGCGTCCCACAAG TTCAAGAGGATGCTAAACCGTGAACTCACACACCTGTCAGAGATGAGCAGGTCAGGAAACCAGGTCTCTGAGTACATCTCCACCACATTCCTAG ACAAGCAGAATGAAGTGGAAATCCCATCACCCACTATGAAGGATAGAGAAAAACATCAAGCACCACGACAGAGACCCTCCCAGCAGCCCCCGCCCCTGGGGCCACAGTTCCAGCCCATGTCTCAGATCACTGGTGTGAAGAAACTGATGCATAGCAGCAGCCTGAATGATTCCAACATCCCTCGCTTTGGCGTGAAGACCGACCAAGAGGAACTCCTGGCCCAA GAACTAGAGAACCTGAACAAGTGGGGCCTGAACATCTTTTGCGTGTCAGATTACGCCAGGGGCCGTTCCCTCAGCTGCATCATGTACACGATATTCCAG GAGCGGGACCTGCTGAAGAAGTTCCGCATCCCGGTGGACACGATGGTAACATATATGCTTACCCTGGAGGACCATTACCACCCTGATGTGGCCTACCACAACAGCCTGCACGCGGCGGACGTGCTGCAGTCCACCCACGTGCTGCTGGCCACACCTGCGCTGGAC GCCGTGTTCACGGACCTGGAGATTCTTGCTGCTCTCTTTGCGGCTGCCATCCATGACGTGGACCACCCTGGGGTCTCCAACCAGTTCCTCATCAACACCA ATTCAGAGCTGGCGCTCATGTACAATGACGAATCGGTGCTGGAGAACCACCACCTGGCCGTGGGCTTCAAGCTGCTGCAGGAAGACAACTGTGACATCTTCCAGAACCTCAGCAAGCGCCAGCGGCAGAGCCTGCGCAAGATGGTCATCGACATG GTGCTGGCCACGGACATGTCAAAGCACATGACCCTCCTGGCTGACCTGAAGACCATGGTGGAGACCAAGAAAGTGACCAGCTCGGGGGTCCTCTTGTTGGATAACTATTCCGACCGCATCCAG GTCCTGAGGAACATGGTGCACTGCGCAGACCTCAGCAACCCCACCAAGCCGCTGGAGCTGTACCGCCAGTGGACCGATCGCATCATGGCTGAATTCTTCCAGCAGGGCGACCGTGAACGCGAGCGTGGCATGGAGATCAGCCCCATGTGCGACAAGCACACGGCCTCGGTGGAGAAGTCTCAG GTGGGTTTCATTGACTATATTGTACACCCGCTGTGGGAGACGTGGGCTGACTTGGTCCACCCAGATGCCCAAGATATCCTGGACACACTGGAGGACAACCGGGACTGGTACTACAGCGCCATCCGACAGAGCCCATCGCCACCACCCGAGGAGGAGCCCGGGGGACCAGGCCACCCTCCTCCACCAGATAAGTTCCAATTTGAACTGAcgctggaggaggaagaggaggaggagctgtCCACGGCCCCGGGTAAAATTGGAGTGCAGGAATTGTCCACAGCCCAGGATGCATCCCCCGCTGAGGACCCGTTGGAGGTGGATGGCCAGTACCAGTCTACAGAGGTGGAGGTAGAGGAAATGTACTTGACACAGCAAAAAGACTCGGCAGATAGTGTGGCTCCAGGCCAGGACGAGTCCGCGTCCCCAGATGCATCTGTGGATGCTGTAGGCTGCAGCCTTCCCCCTGCCCTGTCTCCTGAGGGCCTCCCTCTGCCTGCCTTGAGGACCCTGCCCCCTGCAGAGGAGGACCCGGGCCTTCTGGGCCTCCCCTCCATGGCGGCCGAGGTGGGGGCCCAAAAAGAGCATCAGGCTGCCAAGAGGGCATGCTGTGCCTGCACAGGGACATCCAGCGAGGACCCACCCACACTCCCAACTCCTGGAGGGTGGGGGTCAGCTGGAGACCTTACCTGA
- the PDE4A gene encoding 3',5'-cyclic-AMP phosphodiesterase 4A isoform X3 has translation MRSSAAPRARPRPRPPALALPPAGPESLIHFSFSDEDTCWYPPGRSVSFEAENGPTPSPGRSPLDSQASPGLVLHAGVATSQRRESFLYRSDSDYDMSPKTMSRNSSVTSEAHAEDLIVTPFAQVLASLRSVRSNFSLLTNVPIPTNKRSPLGGPTPVCKATLSEETCQQLARETLEELDWCLEQLETMQTYRSVSEMASHKFKRMLNRELTHLSEMSRSGNQVSEYISTTFLDKQNEVEIPSPTMKDREKHQAPRQRPSQQPPPLGPQFQPMSQITGVKKLMHSSSLNDSNIPRFGVKTDQEELLAQELENLNKWGLNIFCVSDYARGRSLSCIMYTIFQERDLLKKFRIPVDTMVTYMLTLEDHYHPDVAYHNSLHAADVLQSTHVLLATPALDAVFTDLEILAALFAAAIHDVDHPGVSNQFLINTNSELALMYNDESVLENHHLAVGFKLLQEDNCDIFQNLSKRQRQSLRKMVIDMVLATDMSKHMTLLADLKTMVETKKVTSSGVLLLDNYSDRIQVLRNMVHCADLSNPTKPLELYRQWTDRIMAEFFQQGDRERERGMEISPMCDKHTASVEKSQVGFIDYIVHPLWETWADLVHPDAQDILDTLEDNRDWYYSAIRQSPSPPPEEEPGGPGHPPPPDKFQFELTLEEEEEEELSTAPGKIGVQELSTAQDASPAEDPLEVDGQYQSTEVEVEEMYLTQQKDSADSVAPGQDESASPDASVDAVGCSLPPALSPEGLPLPALRTLPPAEEDPGLLGLPSMAAEVGAQKEHQAAKRACCACTGTSSEDPPTLPTPGGWGSAGDLT, from the exons ATGCGCTCCAGTGCAGCGCCCCgggcccggccccggccccggccccctgCCCTGGCACTGCCCCCCGCGGGCCCTGAGTCCCTGATCCACTTCTCCTTCAGCGACGAGGACACCTGTTGGTACCCTCCAGGCAGATCTGTCAG CTTCGAGGCGGAGAATGGGCCGACGCCATCTCCAGGCCGCAGCCCCCTGGACTCGCAGGCGAGCCCGGGCCTCGTGCTGCATGCCGGGGTGGCCACCAGCCAGCGCCGAGAGTCCTTCCTCTACCGCTCAGACAGCGACTATGACATGTCACCCAAGACCATGTCCCGGAACTCGTCGGTCACCAGCGAGGC GCATGCAGAGGACCTCATTGTGACGCCGTTTGCCCAG GTGCTGGCGAGTCTCCGGAGCGTTCGCAGCAACTTCTCGCTCCTGACCAATGTgcccattcccaccaacaa GCGGTCCCCGCTGGGTGGCCCAACCCCCGTCTGCAAGGCCACACTGTCAG AGGAGACGTGTCAGCAGTTGGCCCGAGAGACGTTGGAGGAACTGGACTGGTGTTTGGAGCAGCTGGAGACCATGCAGACTTACCGCTCCGTCAGCGAGATGGCGTCCCACAAG TTCAAGAGGATGCTAAACCGTGAACTCACACACCTGTCAGAGATGAGCAGGTCAGGAAACCAGGTCTCTGAGTACATCTCCACCACATTCCTAG ACAAGCAGAATGAAGTGGAAATCCCATCACCCACTATGAAGGATAGAGAAAAACATCAAGCACCACGACAGAGACCCTCCCAGCAGCCCCCGCCCCTGGGGCCACAGTTCCAGCCCATGTCTCAGATCACTGGTGTGAAGAAACTGATGCATAGCAGCAGCCTGAATGATTCCAACATCCCTCGCTTTGGCGTGAAGACCGACCAAGAGGAACTCCTGGCCCAA GAACTAGAGAACCTGAACAAGTGGGGCCTGAACATCTTTTGCGTGTCAGATTACGCCAGGGGCCGTTCCCTCAGCTGCATCATGTACACGATATTCCAG GAGCGGGACCTGCTGAAGAAGTTCCGCATCCCGGTGGACACGATGGTAACATATATGCTTACCCTGGAGGACCATTACCACCCTGATGTGGCCTACCACAACAGCCTGCACGCGGCGGACGTGCTGCAGTCCACCCACGTGCTGCTGGCCACACCTGCGCTGGAC GCCGTGTTCACGGACCTGGAGATTCTTGCTGCTCTCTTTGCGGCTGCCATCCATGACGTGGACCACCCTGGGGTCTCCAACCAGTTCCTCATCAACACCA ATTCAGAGCTGGCGCTCATGTACAATGACGAATCGGTGCTGGAGAACCACCACCTGGCCGTGGGCTTCAAGCTGCTGCAGGAAGACAACTGTGACATCTTCCAGAACCTCAGCAAGCGCCAGCGGCAGAGCCTGCGCAAGATGGTCATCGACATG GTGCTGGCCACGGACATGTCAAAGCACATGACCCTCCTGGCTGACCTGAAGACCATGGTGGAGACCAAGAAAGTGACCAGCTCGGGGGTCCTCTTGTTGGATAACTATTCCGACCGCATCCAG GTCCTGAGGAACATGGTGCACTGCGCAGACCTCAGCAACCCCACCAAGCCGCTGGAGCTGTACCGCCAGTGGACCGATCGCATCATGGCTGAATTCTTCCAGCAGGGCGACCGTGAACGCGAGCGTGGCATGGAGATCAGCCCCATGTGCGACAAGCACACGGCCTCGGTGGAGAAGTCTCAG GTGGGTTTCATTGACTATATTGTACACCCGCTGTGGGAGACGTGGGCTGACTTGGTCCACCCAGATGCCCAAGATATCCTGGACACACTGGAGGACAACCGGGACTGGTACTACAGCGCCATCCGACAGAGCCCATCGCCACCACCCGAGGAGGAGCCCGGGGGACCAGGCCACCCTCCTCCACCAGATAAGTTCCAATTTGAACTGAcgctggaggaggaagaggaggaggagctgtCCACGGCCCCGGGTAAAATTGGAGTGCAGGAATTGTCCACAGCCCAGGATGCATCCCCCGCTGAGGACCCGTTGGAGGTGGATGGCCAGTACCAGTCTACAGAGGTGGAGGTAGAGGAAATGTACTTGACACAGCAAAAAGACTCGGCAGATAGTGTGGCTCCAGGCCAGGACGAGTCCGCGTCCCCAGATGCATCTGTGGATGCTGTAGGCTGCAGCCTTCCCCCTGCCCTGTCTCCTGAGGGCCTCCCTCTGCCTGCCTTGAGGACCCTGCCCCCTGCAGAGGAGGACCCGGGCCTTCTGGGCCTCCCCTCCATGGCGGCCGAGGTGGGGGCCCAAAAAGAGCATCAGGCTGCCAAGAGGGCATGCTGTGCCTGCACAGGGACATCCAGCGAGGACCCACCCACACTCCCAACTCCTGGAGGGTGGGGGTCAGCTGGAGACCTTACCTGA
- the PDE4A gene encoding 3',5'-cyclic-AMP phosphodiesterase 4A isoform X2 has product MLGADLRRPRRRLSTGPGLGWAEPEPLDPRVPLPPRPTTLPLLIPPRISITKADSFEAENGPTPSPGRSPLDSQASPGLVLHAGVATSQRRESFLYRSDSDYDMSPKTMSRNSSVTSEAHAEDLIVTPFAQVLASLRSVRSNFSLLTNVPIPTNKRSPLGGPTPVCKATLSEETCQQLARETLEELDWCLEQLETMQTYRSVSEMASHKFKRMLNRELTHLSEMSRSGNQVSEYISTTFLDKQNEVEIPSPTMKDREKHQAPRQRPSQQPPPLGPQFQPMSQITGVKKLMHSSSLNDSNIPRFGVKTDQEELLAQELENLNKWGLNIFCVSDYARGRSLSCIMYTIFQERDLLKKFRIPVDTMVTYMLTLEDHYHPDVAYHNSLHAADVLQSTHVLLATPALDAVFTDLEILAALFAAAIHDVDHPGVSNQFLINTNSELALMYNDESVLENHHLAVGFKLLQEDNCDIFQNLSKRQRQSLRKMVIDMVLATDMSKHMTLLADLKTMVETKKVTSSGVLLLDNYSDRIQVLRNMVHCADLSNPTKPLELYRQWTDRIMAEFFQQGDRERERGMEISPMCDKHTASVEKSQVGFIDYIVHPLWETWADLVHPDAQDILDTLEDNRDWYYSAIRQSPSPPPEEEPGGPGHPPPPDKFQFELTLEEEEEEELSTAPGKIGVQELSTAQDASPAEDPLEVDGQYQSTEVEVEEMYLTQQKDSADSVAPGQDESASPDASVDAVGCSLPPALSPEGLPLPALRTLPPAEEDPGLLGLPSMAAEVGAQKEHQAAKRACCACTGTSSEDPPTLPTPGGWGSAGDLT; this is encoded by the exons CTTCGAGGCGGAGAATGGGCCGACGCCATCTCCAGGCCGCAGCCCCCTGGACTCGCAGGCGAGCCCGGGCCTCGTGCTGCATGCCGGGGTGGCCACCAGCCAGCGCCGAGAGTCCTTCCTCTACCGCTCAGACAGCGACTATGACATGTCACCCAAGACCATGTCCCGGAACTCGTCGGTCACCAGCGAGGC GCATGCAGAGGACCTCATTGTGACGCCGTTTGCCCAG GTGCTGGCGAGTCTCCGGAGCGTTCGCAGCAACTTCTCGCTCCTGACCAATGTgcccattcccaccaacaa GCGGTCCCCGCTGGGTGGCCCAACCCCCGTCTGCAAGGCCACACTGTCAG AGGAGACGTGTCAGCAGTTGGCCCGAGAGACGTTGGAGGAACTGGACTGGTGTTTGGAGCAGCTGGAGACCATGCAGACTTACCGCTCCGTCAGCGAGATGGCGTCCCACAAG TTCAAGAGGATGCTAAACCGTGAACTCACACACCTGTCAGAGATGAGCAGGTCAGGAAACCAGGTCTCTGAGTACATCTCCACCACATTCCTAG ACAAGCAGAATGAAGTGGAAATCCCATCACCCACTATGAAGGATAGAGAAAAACATCAAGCACCACGACAGAGACCCTCCCAGCAGCCCCCGCCCCTGGGGCCACAGTTCCAGCCCATGTCTCAGATCACTGGTGTGAAGAAACTGATGCATAGCAGCAGCCTGAATGATTCCAACATCCCTCGCTTTGGCGTGAAGACCGACCAAGAGGAACTCCTGGCCCAA GAACTAGAGAACCTGAACAAGTGGGGCCTGAACATCTTTTGCGTGTCAGATTACGCCAGGGGCCGTTCCCTCAGCTGCATCATGTACACGATATTCCAG GAGCGGGACCTGCTGAAGAAGTTCCGCATCCCGGTGGACACGATGGTAACATATATGCTTACCCTGGAGGACCATTACCACCCTGATGTGGCCTACCACAACAGCCTGCACGCGGCGGACGTGCTGCAGTCCACCCACGTGCTGCTGGCCACACCTGCGCTGGAC GCCGTGTTCACGGACCTGGAGATTCTTGCTGCTCTCTTTGCGGCTGCCATCCATGACGTGGACCACCCTGGGGTCTCCAACCAGTTCCTCATCAACACCA ATTCAGAGCTGGCGCTCATGTACAATGACGAATCGGTGCTGGAGAACCACCACCTGGCCGTGGGCTTCAAGCTGCTGCAGGAAGACAACTGTGACATCTTCCAGAACCTCAGCAAGCGCCAGCGGCAGAGCCTGCGCAAGATGGTCATCGACATG GTGCTGGCCACGGACATGTCAAAGCACATGACCCTCCTGGCTGACCTGAAGACCATGGTGGAGACCAAGAAAGTGACCAGCTCGGGGGTCCTCTTGTTGGATAACTATTCCGACCGCATCCAG GTCCTGAGGAACATGGTGCACTGCGCAGACCTCAGCAACCCCACCAAGCCGCTGGAGCTGTACCGCCAGTGGACCGATCGCATCATGGCTGAATTCTTCCAGCAGGGCGACCGTGAACGCGAGCGTGGCATGGAGATCAGCCCCATGTGCGACAAGCACACGGCCTCGGTGGAGAAGTCTCAG GTGGGTTTCATTGACTATATTGTACACCCGCTGTGGGAGACGTGGGCTGACTTGGTCCACCCAGATGCCCAAGATATCCTGGACACACTGGAGGACAACCGGGACTGGTACTACAGCGCCATCCGACAGAGCCCATCGCCACCACCCGAGGAGGAGCCCGGGGGACCAGGCCACCCTCCTCCACCAGATAAGTTCCAATTTGAACTGAcgctggaggaggaagaggaggaggagctgtCCACGGCCCCGGGTAAAATTGGAGTGCAGGAATTGTCCACAGCCCAGGATGCATCCCCCGCTGAGGACCCGTTGGAGGTGGATGGCCAGTACCAGTCTACAGAGGTGGAGGTAGAGGAAATGTACTTGACACAGCAAAAAGACTCGGCAGATAGTGTGGCTCCAGGCCAGGACGAGTCCGCGTCCCCAGATGCATCTGTGGATGCTGTAGGCTGCAGCCTTCCCCCTGCCCTGTCTCCTGAGGGCCTCCCTCTGCCTGCCTTGAGGACCCTGCCCCCTGCAGAGGAGGACCCGGGCCTTCTGGGCCTCCCCTCCATGGCGGCCGAGGTGGGGGCCCAAAAAGAGCATCAGGCTGCCAAGAGGGCATGCTGTGCCTGCACAGGGACATCCAGCGAGGACCCACCCACACTCCCAACTCCTGGAGGGTGGGGGTCAGCTGGAGACCTTACCTGA
- the PDE4A gene encoding 3',5'-cyclic-AMP phosphodiesterase 4A isoform X4, with amino-acid sequence MSPKTMSRNSSVTSEAHAEDLIVTPFAQVLASLRSVRSNFSLLTNVPIPTNKRSPLGGPTPVCKATLSEETCQQLARETLEELDWCLEQLETMQTYRSVSEMASHKFKRMLNRELTHLSEMSRSGNQVSEYISTTFLDKQNEVEIPSPTMKDREKHQAPRQRPSQQPPPLGPQFQPMSQITGVKKLMHSSSLNDSNIPRFGVKTDQEELLAQELENLNKWGLNIFCVSDYARGRSLSCIMYTIFQERDLLKKFRIPVDTMVTYMLTLEDHYHPDVAYHNSLHAADVLQSTHVLLATPALDAVFTDLEILAALFAAAIHDVDHPGVSNQFLINTNSELALMYNDESVLENHHLAVGFKLLQEDNCDIFQNLSKRQRQSLRKMVIDMVLATDMSKHMTLLADLKTMVETKKVTSSGVLLLDNYSDRIQVLRNMVHCADLSNPTKPLELYRQWTDRIMAEFFQQGDRERERGMEISPMCDKHTASVEKSQVGFIDYIVHPLWETWADLVHPDAQDILDTLEDNRDWYYSAIRQSPSPPPEEEPGGPGHPPPPDKFQFELTLEEEEEEELSTAPGKIGVQELSTAQDASPAEDPLEVDGQYQSTEVEVEEMYLTQQKDSADSVAPGQDESASPDASVDAVGCSLPPALSPEGLPLPALRTLPPAEEDPGLLGLPSMAAEVGAQKEHQAAKRACCACTGTSSEDPPTLPTPGGWGSAGDLT; translated from the exons ATGTCACCCAAGACCATGTCCCGGAACTCGTCGGTCACCAGCGAGGC GCATGCAGAGGACCTCATTGTGACGCCGTTTGCCCAG GTGCTGGCGAGTCTCCGGAGCGTTCGCAGCAACTTCTCGCTCCTGACCAATGTgcccattcccaccaacaa GCGGTCCCCGCTGGGTGGCCCAACCCCCGTCTGCAAGGCCACACTGTCAG AGGAGACGTGTCAGCAGTTGGCCCGAGAGACGTTGGAGGAACTGGACTGGTGTTTGGAGCAGCTGGAGACCATGCAGACTTACCGCTCCGTCAGCGAGATGGCGTCCCACAAG TTCAAGAGGATGCTAAACCGTGAACTCACACACCTGTCAGAGATGAGCAGGTCAGGAAACCAGGTCTCTGAGTACATCTCCACCACATTCCTAG ACAAGCAGAATGAAGTGGAAATCCCATCACCCACTATGAAGGATAGAGAAAAACATCAAGCACCACGACAGAGACCCTCCCAGCAGCCCCCGCCCCTGGGGCCACAGTTCCAGCCCATGTCTCAGATCACTGGTGTGAAGAAACTGATGCATAGCAGCAGCCTGAATGATTCCAACATCCCTCGCTTTGGCGTGAAGACCGACCAAGAGGAACTCCTGGCCCAA GAACTAGAGAACCTGAACAAGTGGGGCCTGAACATCTTTTGCGTGTCAGATTACGCCAGGGGCCGTTCCCTCAGCTGCATCATGTACACGATATTCCAG GAGCGGGACCTGCTGAAGAAGTTCCGCATCCCGGTGGACACGATGGTAACATATATGCTTACCCTGGAGGACCATTACCACCCTGATGTGGCCTACCACAACAGCCTGCACGCGGCGGACGTGCTGCAGTCCACCCACGTGCTGCTGGCCACACCTGCGCTGGAC GCCGTGTTCACGGACCTGGAGATTCTTGCTGCTCTCTTTGCGGCTGCCATCCATGACGTGGACCACCCTGGGGTCTCCAACCAGTTCCTCATCAACACCA ATTCAGAGCTGGCGCTCATGTACAATGACGAATCGGTGCTGGAGAACCACCACCTGGCCGTGGGCTTCAAGCTGCTGCAGGAAGACAACTGTGACATCTTCCAGAACCTCAGCAAGCGCCAGCGGCAGAGCCTGCGCAAGATGGTCATCGACATG GTGCTGGCCACGGACATGTCAAAGCACATGACCCTCCTGGCTGACCTGAAGACCATGGTGGAGACCAAGAAAGTGACCAGCTCGGGGGTCCTCTTGTTGGATAACTATTCCGACCGCATCCAG GTCCTGAGGAACATGGTGCACTGCGCAGACCTCAGCAACCCCACCAAGCCGCTGGAGCTGTACCGCCAGTGGACCGATCGCATCATGGCTGAATTCTTCCAGCAGGGCGACCGTGAACGCGAGCGTGGCATGGAGATCAGCCCCATGTGCGACAAGCACACGGCCTCGGTGGAGAAGTCTCAG GTGGGTTTCATTGACTATATTGTACACCCGCTGTGGGAGACGTGGGCTGACTTGGTCCACCCAGATGCCCAAGATATCCTGGACACACTGGAGGACAACCGGGACTGGTACTACAGCGCCATCCGACAGAGCCCATCGCCACCACCCGAGGAGGAGCCCGGGGGACCAGGCCACCCTCCTCCACCAGATAAGTTCCAATTTGAACTGAcgctggaggaggaagaggaggaggagctgtCCACGGCCCCGGGTAAAATTGGAGTGCAGGAATTGTCCACAGCCCAGGATGCATCCCCCGCTGAGGACCCGTTGGAGGTGGATGGCCAGTACCAGTCTACAGAGGTGGAGGTAGAGGAAATGTACTTGACACAGCAAAAAGACTCGGCAGATAGTGTGGCTCCAGGCCAGGACGAGTCCGCGTCCCCAGATGCATCTGTGGATGCTGTAGGCTGCAGCCTTCCCCCTGCCCTGTCTCCTGAGGGCCTCCCTCTGCCTGCCTTGAGGACCCTGCCCCCTGCAGAGGAGGACCCGGGCCTTCTGGGCCTCCCCTCCATGGCGGCCGAGGTGGGGGCCCAAAAAGAGCATCAGGCTGCCAAGAGGGCATGCTGTGCCTGCACAGGGACATCCAGCGAGGACCCACCCACACTCCCAACTCCTGGAGGGTGGGGGTCAGCTGGAGACCTTACCTGA